In the genome of Taurinivorans muris, one region contains:
- the hisI gene encoding phosphoribosyl-AMP cyclohydrolase, whose protein sequence is MKIPFEPNFKKGGGLITAVVQDIHSNEVIMLAYMNEEAYQKTLETGEAHYYSRSKQRLWHKGETSGHIQKIHSIRLDCDSDALLLKVEQIGDIACHEGYHSCFFRELKNGIVSYCFKQLKHPTLIYKK, encoded by the coding sequence ATGAAAATCCCATTTGAACCCAATTTTAAAAAAGGCGGCGGACTTATCACTGCCGTAGTGCAGGATATTCATTCCAATGAAGTTATCATGCTTGCTTACATGAATGAAGAGGCCTACCAGAAAACATTGGAAACAGGGGAAGCCCACTATTACAGCAGAAGCAAACAAAGGCTCTGGCATAAAGGGGAAACTTCCGGACATATCCAAAAAATACATTCCATCCGTCTGGACTGCGACAGCGACGCTCTGCTTCTGAAAGTGGAGCAAATCGGCGACATAGCTTGCCATGAGGGATATCATTCCTGCTTTTTCAGGGAATTGAAAAACGGTATCGTATCTTACTGTTTCAAACAATTGAAACACCCAACATTAATATACAAAAAGTAA
- the hisG gene encoding ATP phosphoribosyltransferase, with the protein MPNQLKLGLPKGSLEDPTISLFDRAGWKIRKHIRNYFPDIDDPEITARLCRVQEIPHYIQDGILDLALTGKDWIEEMGIDMKSENSPVIHIADLVYSKVSNRPARWVLAVAGDSPYQKPEDLKGKRISTELKGVTQKYFERLGIPVQINYSWGATEAKVVEGLADAIVEVTETETTIKAHNLRVIDEVFVTNTVLIANRAAYENPVKRKKIEQINLLLQGALKAESLVGIKMNAPAAKLDAILALLPALNSPTVASLKDCEWLSLETVVDKNLVRDLIPKLREKGAEGILEYALNKVI; encoded by the coding sequence ATGCCTAATCAGCTTAAACTTGGTCTTCCCAAAGGTTCGCTCGAAGATCCCACCATTTCCCTTTTTGACCGCGCAGGCTGGAAAATCCGCAAACATATCCGAAATTACTTTCCTGATATTGATGACCCGGAAATAACCGCCCGCCTTTGCCGGGTTCAAGAAATCCCCCATTACATCCAAGACGGTATTCTTGACCTTGCCTTGACCGGAAAAGACTGGATAGAGGAAATGGGAATCGACATGAAAAGTGAAAATTCTCCCGTCATCCATATTGCCGACCTTGTTTATTCAAAAGTTTCCAACAGACCCGCCCGTTGGGTTTTAGCCGTCGCAGGCGATTCTCCCTATCAAAAACCGGAAGATTTGAAAGGCAAACGCATTTCGACAGAACTCAAAGGCGTAACGCAGAAATACTTTGAGCGCCTCGGTATTCCCGTGCAAATTAATTATTCATGGGGAGCGACAGAAGCAAAAGTCGTGGAAGGCTTGGCGGACGCTATCGTTGAAGTCACAGAAACGGAAACGACCATAAAAGCGCATAATCTGCGTGTCATCGACGAAGTTTTTGTTACGAACACCGTTCTCATTGCAAACCGGGCGGCTTACGAAAACCCTGTTAAACGCAAAAAAATAGAACAAATCAATCTCCTTTTGCAGGGCGCATTAAAAGCGGAGTCGCTCGTAGGGATAAAAATGAACGCTCCCGCGGCAAAACTCGATGCAATTCTCGCCCTTTTGCCTGCGCTTAATTCCCCCACGGTCGCAAGCTTGAAAGATTGCGAATGGCTTTCTTTGGAAACGGTTGTGGACAAGAATTTAGTAAGGGATTTAATCCCGAAACTTCGGGAAAAAGGCGCTGAAGGCATACTTGAATACGCCCTCAATAAAGTTATTTGA
- a CDS encoding PhoH family protein, which translates to MNNKTAFTTTLTFDDPSLAQQLFGPLELYLKELSRYSGASFSTRGTELFISANSAKEQEQLALLFAKSYETLQKGKELDAHSLIDAYTQLKANAEEELFPQSNTLVTPRKTITARNNSQKIFLDLIREKEMIFATGPAGTGKSYLAVAAAVSMLQAKRVKKIILTRPAVEAGEKLGFLPGDMEEKINPYLRPLYDALGDMLGTAQLIAKQESGQIEVAPLAFMRGRTLNEAFLILDEAQNTTREQMKMFLTRLGYGSRAIITGDLTQIDLPPIHVSQLQEGEKKGETRSGLIHALKLLKHIPEIGFIHFKKSDVVRHPLVGQIVDAYDIFDTKMKNEDLSDNSMKNNES; encoded by the coding sequence ATGAACAATAAAACAGCCTTCACAACAACGCTCACTTTTGACGATCCGAGTTTGGCTCAACAGCTCTTTGGTCCGCTGGAACTTTATTTAAAAGAACTCAGCCGATATTCCGGAGCTTCTTTCAGCACACGCGGAACAGAACTTTTCATTTCGGCAAATTCCGCAAAAGAACAGGAGCAATTGGCGCTTCTTTTTGCAAAAAGCTATGAAACCCTGCAAAAGGGAAAAGAATTGGATGCCCATTCCCTTATTGATGCTTACACACAATTAAAAGCAAACGCCGAAGAAGAACTTTTTCCGCAGTCAAATACCCTTGTCACACCCCGCAAAACAATAACGGCACGCAATAATTCACAAAAGATATTTTTGGATTTGATCCGCGAAAAAGAAATGATTTTCGCAACAGGCCCGGCGGGAACCGGCAAAAGTTATTTGGCTGTCGCAGCCGCTGTTTCAATGCTCCAAGCCAAGCGGGTAAAAAAGATTATTTTAACGCGCCCGGCAGTGGAAGCAGGAGAAAAACTCGGCTTTTTGCCCGGAGATATGGAAGAAAAAATCAATCCCTATTTACGCCCGTTATACGATGCGTTAGGCGATATGCTCGGTACAGCCCAGCTGATTGCCAAGCAGGAAAGCGGACAAATCGAAGTCGCCCCTCTTGCGTTCATGCGGGGCAGAACCCTCAACGAGGCATTTCTTATTCTTGATGAGGCGCAAAACACCACCCGTGAACAAATGAAAATGTTTTTAACCCGTTTGGGATACGGCTCGCGGGCGATTATCACAGGCGACCTTACACAGATAGATTTACCTCCCATCCATGTGAGCCAATTGCAGGAGGGAGAAAAAAAAGGCGAAACAAGATCTGGTCTTATCCATGCATTGAAATTATTGAAACATATCCCGGAAATCGGATTTATCCATTTTAAAAAAAGCGATGTCGTACGTCACCCCCTTGTGGGACAAATTGTCGATGCATATGACATTTTCGATACCAAAATGAAAAATGAAGACCTTTCCGACAACAGCATGAAAAATAATGAAAGCTAA
- a CDS encoding HD family phosphohydrolase, with amino-acid sequence MKANQLNLKQLYIHIKGMLLYHDHGYGMLSLLGTALLLAFFIGIPHNDSPVLFVAGEIADETVVAKRDFLVEDEEGTKNRRDKIRAIQPLVFDYNREVATHVREAILNLLHAINTFSIHNDINGLEKIQKQFNSTYDTNVSLEEFKSLAAAKPQDFAFDTLLPWIDSRLSDGILADSRILYNTPNSILIRDTQTLAERLRSTSTGLIDLSSLTVAMGNQIRANLEISENSKQAFLKIFPHFLAPTLSLNQKETNDKTQAVLDSIKPIYFQIHKGEVIVRKGDIVTREAQLKMQAIFNNTSTNFNFYKTAGTFLLSLILMLGLFMTPSGQKGRILHSKDQLFIAVILILVGMGAGSLVLFGQSFSSELSLSLLAYFFPISGIAGLAVLIFAARRYCVIGFLVSFYTCLLFQGDISLFLFYFVSSMINTWLILRSQSRQDVVWSVIPLFTALLITGFSSALIMGLSPTKYLTLIYLLAANAILSIVILFALSPILEMMFGYTTRFRLMELMNLDHPLLQKLMMETPGTYHHCLVVSNLVEAGAKAIGANSLLAKVGALYHDIGKLGHPHYFSENQFDGVNPHDKLSPRMSCLIIFSHVKFGIELAELHKLGKEITDMICQHHGTRMPMYFYHKAVKAGENPKEADFRYSGPRPQTKEAAILMMADTLEAAIRSMPDPSSARISSSVETLVKNIYAEGQLDEADLTFKDLTKLIDGFTRTLIALNHQRISYPTIKINDPNTKEEQKNSENKSETKTESKPENREEKQKIQ; translated from the coding sequence ATGAAAGCTAACCAATTAAATTTAAAACAACTGTACATCCATATCAAAGGCATGCTTTTATACCATGACCATGGTTACGGCATGCTTTCTTTGCTCGGCACAGCCCTTTTACTGGCTTTTTTTATCGGTATTCCTCACAATGACAGCCCTGTCCTTTTTGTCGCGGGAGAAATTGCCGATGAAACCGTCGTTGCAAAACGGGATTTTCTTGTCGAAGATGAAGAGGGAACCAAAAACCGCCGGGATAAAATCCGAGCCATCCAGCCCCTTGTTTTTGACTATAACCGTGAAGTCGCCACCCATGTGAGAGAAGCAATTCTCAATTTGCTGCACGCTATCAATACCTTTTCCATCCATAACGATATAAACGGATTGGAAAAAATTCAAAAACAATTCAATTCAACTTATGATACGAATGTCAGTTTGGAAGAATTCAAATCGCTTGCCGCCGCAAAACCTCAAGACTTCGCCTTTGACACGCTTCTTCCATGGATTGATTCCAGACTGTCCGATGGCATTTTGGCTGACAGCAGAATTTTATACAATACTCCCAATTCAATTCTAATCCGTGACACCCAAACCCTTGCGGAACGCTTACGCTCCACAAGCACCGGACTTATCGACTTGTCTTCCCTCACCGTCGCCATGGGCAATCAAATCAGAGCGAATTTAGAAATTTCTGAAAATTCCAAACAGGCATTTTTAAAAATTTTCCCTCATTTTCTTGCCCCGACCCTTTCTTTAAATCAAAAAGAAACCAATGATAAGACCCAAGCCGTCCTAGATTCCATCAAACCCATTTATTTTCAAATTCACAAAGGCGAAGTCATTGTGCGCAAGGGCGATATCGTCACCCGTGAAGCACAGTTGAAAATGCAGGCAATTTTTAACAACACAAGCACCAATTTCAATTTTTATAAGACAGCCGGAACATTTTTACTCAGCCTGATTTTAATGCTCGGACTTTTTATGACCCCCTCCGGACAAAAAGGCCGTATTCTCCACTCAAAAGACCAATTGTTCATTGCCGTGATTTTAATCTTGGTCGGAATGGGAGCAGGAAGTCTTGTCCTTTTCGGGCAGTCGTTTTCTTCGGAACTTTCCCTCAGCCTGCTTGCGTATTTCTTTCCGATTTCGGGTATTGCGGGGCTTGCCGTGCTTATTTTCGCCGCCCGCCGCTACTGCGTCATCGGATTTTTGGTATCTTTCTATACCTGCCTTCTTTTCCAAGGTGACATTTCCTTATTTTTATTCTATTTTGTCAGTTCCATGATCAATACTTGGCTGATTTTACGCTCACAGTCACGCCAAGACGTTGTCTGGAGCGTTATCCCGCTTTTCACCGCCTTGCTGATCACCGGTTTTTCTTCCGCACTCATCATGGGATTATCCCCTACCAAATACCTTACGCTCATTTATCTGCTTGCGGCGAATGCAATCTTATCCATTGTCATTCTCTTTGCCCTCAGTCCGATTTTGGAAATGATGTTCGGTTACACCACACGGTTCCGGCTCATGGAACTTATGAACCTTGACCACCCTCTTCTGCAAAAACTCATGATGGAAACCCCCGGAACATACCACCACTGCCTGGTTGTTTCCAACCTCGTGGAAGCAGGGGCGAAAGCCATAGGGGCGAACAGCTTATTGGCGAAAGTCGGAGCATTGTACCATGATATCGGAAAACTCGGACATCCGCACTATTTCAGTGAAAATCAGTTCGACGGTGTCAATCCCCATGACAAGCTTTCTCCCCGCATGAGCTGTCTGATTATTTTTTCCCATGTGAAATTCGGCATCGAACTTGCCGAACTGCATAAGCTCGGCAAAGAAATTACGGACATGATTTGCCAGCACCACGGAACAAGAATGCCCATGTATTTTTACCACAAGGCGGTCAAAGCCGGAGAAAACCCGAAAGAAGCGGACTTCCGCTATTCAGGTCCGCGCCCGCAAACCAAAGAAGCCGCAATCCTCATGATGGCTGACACCTTGGAAGCCGCAATCCGCTCCATGCCGGACCCAAGTTCCGCAAGAATAAGCAGCTCCGTTGAAACGCTGGTAAAAAACATCTATGCGGAGGGACAGCTTGACGAAGCGGATCTGACGTTTAAAGACTTAACAAAGCTCATTGATGGATTTACACGGACGCTTATCGCATTAAACCACCAAAGAATCAGTTATCCGACCATAAAAATCAACGATCCCAATACGAAAGAAGAACAAAAAAATTCAGAAAACAAATCTGAAACTAAAACGGAAAGCAAACCGGAAAACAGAGAAGAAAAACAAAAAATCCAATAA
- the ybeY gene encoding rRNA maturation RNase YbeY: MKNKYDIRIDSLPPYPKKLWEEILVLFLGLLETHKNFSFKNCTLTLLVVKDNDMISYNKEQMNAYGPTNILSFPENDSKTVFIGKAQSAIMKNRSSLGTLILSIDTLLREAYLYGQNPQTHAVRLLAHGLAHLLGYDHGKEMWELTDFLEDNFSRQEYSHTITPFWSFTHG; the protein is encoded by the coding sequence ATGAAAAACAAGTATGACATAAGAATTGACAGCCTCCCCCCCTATCCCAAAAAACTGTGGGAAGAAATACTTGTTCTTTTTCTCGGTCTTTTAGAAACGCATAAAAATTTTTCTTTTAAAAACTGTACATTAACCTTGCTAGTTGTCAAAGATAACGATATGATTTCTTACAACAAAGAGCAAATGAATGCTTATGGACCTACCAATATTCTGAGCTTTCCGGAAAACGACAGCAAAACGGTATTCATCGGCAAAGCGCAATCCGCCATTATGAAAAACCGCAGCAGTTTGGGAACTCTCATTTTAAGCATTGACACGCTTTTGCGTGAAGCATATTTGTACGGACAAAATCCCCAGACCCATGCGGTACGGCTTCTCGCCCATGGGCTCGCCCATTTGCTGGGATACGACCACGGAAAAGAAATGTGGGAATTGACAGATTTTTTAGAAGATAATTTTTCACGGCAAGAATATTCACACACCATCACCCCTTTTTGGAGTTTTACACATGGCTAA
- the era gene encoding GTPase Era, whose protein sequence is MAKSHRCGWVVLMGPPNAGKSTLTNALIGQKVSIVTSKPQTTRNRIIGICSEDNAQVIFMDTPGLHHDKNQMRGPLGKQMIQATWQSLSTANAIMMVLDSDLYIRKPEFLERDIASFKMAFAQEERPVFIIVNKVDLFADKAKMLPLLEKLHEDLPKATLYPLSAAQKDGIAELKKMLIDAMPEGEPQFPKDQLSTAPTRFLCAEIIREKVFDHLRQEVPYTTAVDIEHWEEIPEKNQTIINAVIYVARSSHKAMVIGRAGTTIKEIGTLARKDIQELIGGKVHLELWVKVKENWLEEINLYTEEML, encoded by the coding sequence ATGGCTAAATCACATCGCTGCGGCTGGGTTGTCCTCATGGGACCGCCAAATGCCGGAAAATCAACACTCACCAATGCTCTTATCGGGCAGAAAGTAAGTATTGTCACCAGCAAACCGCAAACAACAAGAAACCGCATTATCGGTATTTGCTCCGAAGACAACGCCCAAGTGATTTTCATGGATACGCCGGGACTGCACCATGATAAAAATCAAATGCGCGGACCTCTTGGAAAACAGATGATTCAGGCGACATGGCAAAGCTTGTCCACCGCCAATGCGATTATGATGGTGCTTGATTCCGATTTATACATCCGAAAACCGGAATTTTTGGAGCGTGATATAGCTTCTTTCAAAATGGCGTTCGCACAAGAGGAACGCCCTGTTTTCATCATCGTCAACAAAGTGGATTTATTCGCCGATAAGGCGAAAATGCTGCCCCTTTTGGAAAAATTGCATGAGGATTTGCCAAAAGCAACGCTCTATCCTTTGTCCGCAGCACAAAAAGACGGCATAGCGGAACTCAAAAAAATGCTTATCGACGCAATGCCGGAAGGTGAGCCCCAATTTCCGAAAGACCAACTTTCAACCGCACCGACCCGTTTTTTGTGTGCGGAAATCATCCGCGAAAAGGTTTTCGACCATTTGCGCCAAGAAGTCCCCTACACGACTGCCGTCGATATTGAACACTGGGAAGAAATTCCTGAAAAAAATCAAACCATTATCAATGCGGTCATTTATGTTGCGCGCTCTTCCCACAAAGCCATGGTCATAGGACGTGCAGGAACGACCATTAAAGAGATCGGAACGCTCGCCCGCAAAGACATTCAGGAGCTTATCGGGGGCAAAGTCCATTTGGAGCTTTGGGTGAAAGTCAAAGAAAACTGGCTTGAAGAAATTAATTTATATACTGAAGAAATGCTTTAA